GACGGTGGGTGGAAGAGGCGCTGGCGGGCTGTGGTGTTCTCCGCGAGGTCCCCCAACGTGCTGCGGTCCGGTTGTCAGCCGAGACGGTGAGGAATCTGCATGGTTAGGTACGGGATCTCGCCGCAGGGTATGGGTATTTGTTCTGGACCAGGCACTTACCCTCGAGTAGGCACAGTCACGGAGGCAAGACCAATGGAGGTGCCTTTGTCGCGGCCCGACATATCCCCGGAAGACAAGCAAGCGGTGCTGTCCGTGCTGGAGACACCGTTTCTGGCCCTCGGCCCGAAGTTGCAGGAGTTCGAGAGAACCGTAGCCCAGTATGTGGGCACCCGCTTTGGAGTAGCGGTCAACAGCGGCACCAGCGCCCTTCACCTCCTGGTGCGCGCATTCGGGATAGGGGAAGGGGACGAGGTCATCACCACCCCGTTCAGCTTCATAGCCTCGTCCAACTGTGTCCTCTATGAGCGCGCTCGCCCCGTCTTCGTGGATGTGGAGGCGGAGACGGGTAACATCAACCCCGAACTGATCGAGGCCGCTATTACCCCGCGGACCAAAGCAATCATCCCGGTTGATGCCTTCGGCCAGCCAGCCCGCCTGGACGCTATCCGCGACATAGCCGATCAGCATGGACTGGTAGTGATCGAGGACTCCTGCGAATCCCTGGGCTCCGAGTACAAGGGTCGGAAGTGTGGCTCCCCCGCTTATGCCCATGCCGCTGCCTTTGCCTTTTACCCCAACAAGCAGATCACCACTGGGGAAGGCGGCATGATCGTCACCGACGACCCGGAGGTAGCCCGTCTCTGTCGGAGCATGCGGAACCAGGGCCGGGGGGACGCGGGGGTCTGGTTGTCCCACGAACGGCTGGGCTACAACTACCGCATGGACGAGCTTTCCGCTGCCCTGGGCATAGCTCAGATGAGGCGCATCGAGGAAGTGCTCGCGAAACGTGAGCGCGTGGCACGCATGTACACGGAGCGTCTCTCACGGGTACCCGGCATCCGCGTCCCGTATGTGGCTCCCGAAGTCACGCGCATGTCGTGGTTCGTCTACGTGGTGAGGGTCGAAGAAGGCGTCGAACGCGACGCCGTGATGCAGTACCTGCTCGACAACGGCATCGGTTGCCGCCCCTACTTTACGCCCATCCACCTGCAGCCCTTCTACCGTGAGCTTTTCGGATACAAAGAGGGCGACTTCCCCGTCACCGAATTCCTGGGCCGCTGTTCTATCGCTATTCCCTTCCACAACCATCTGACCGAGGACGAGGTCGAGTACGTGGCCCAGAAGCTGGAGGAGGCGGTGGCGAGGAAGTAAGCAGCGAGCGATCTCCCGAAGGCCGTTACTGTTACCCTTTCCGTGCCCATTTTGGGGGGCCTTGGCGGCTAAGAGGTGTGGTCCATTCTTATGAGCCTTGCGGTTGAGTCTTGAGCGGTGAGAACTTGTGCCACGGGTGGTGCCTCTTCTGAAGCGTCGTGGGCTTCCTGGCGAGTCAGATGGCTCTCGTTCTGTCGGCCGTGCCCTTGGCCGTC
This portion of the Bacillota bacterium genome encodes:
- a CDS encoding DegT/DnrJ/EryC1/StrS family aminotransferase; its protein translation is MEVPLSRPDISPEDKQAVLSVLETPFLALGPKLQEFERTVAQYVGTRFGVAVNSGTSALHLLVRAFGIGEGDEVITTPFSFIASSNCVLYERARPVFVDVEAETGNINPELIEAAITPRTKAIIPVDAFGQPARLDAIRDIADQHGLVVIEDSCESLGSEYKGRKCGSPAYAHAAAFAFYPNKQITTGEGGMIVTDDPEVARLCRSMRNQGRGDAGVWLSHERLGYNYRMDELSAALGIAQMRRIEEVLAKRERVARMYTERLSRVPGIRVPYVAPEVTRMSWFVYVVRVEEGVERDAVMQYLLDNGIGCRPYFTPIHLQPFYRELFGYKEGDFPVTEFLGRCSIAIPFHNHLTEDEVEYVAQKLEEAVARK